cttatttttctctttttacagctatttataaggctaGCCTTtagatgttaaataaaatattttaatcaatgaAAAGCTTCCATAAAAAAGACACATGATTtgaagagaggagaaagacatAAAAAGTCAGATGGCAATTAATTGATGAGGGAATTTCTCAAGTTTGCTAATACCCCAAACAGGGTCATTTTAAAAGTGCAAGTTACACCAAACATTTACAAAgaatataatgtaaatataatcCAAATAAATATACAACTTTTGTATTAAGTCAATGGGAAACAATATACCAACAGTTTTCAGGGTTACAAAGGCAACAAAGcctcttgaaaaaaaatgaaatggtgtgtaaCAAGTGTCTTTGGAACCtactttaattcaaaattttaactTCAAGATGTCAGCCTTATTTAATCCTGAAAAATGAAGCAGCCAACCTTCTGATCTTCAAAATAAAGAGACCAATTTATGCTGACAGCTGACTATAGCTGATCACAGAATtaaaaatattggaaatgaaaataagaaatcttGATTGAAGTCACTTAAAGTAAGTAAAAGCATCCTGGTTTAAACAAACTTGTATCTTCCTAAGCCTTTGTATGATTCCACATGTCACCCTAAATGATCAAAAGGATCAGGGATTAGGCCTGAGAGACAGAGATGAACTTCAGCCAGATGACTTCTGATCAGACAGCCTGCCTGACTGGTGTTGTGCTTTCGGGTACTAGCACTGCTGCTGACTTACCATCTAAGTATATTTTCTGACAAAAATCCCTGCTCAAATGAAAAGACCAAAAATTTTCCCCCAGGATGATTTTTGAAAAAATCAGTGGTACCTTTTAGAAGCTATCTTCAAAATGTTCTTACCACTGTTATAGCTGCCAGAGACAAAGCATAAAAACCAAACActtttgggggtggtggtggttgtggtggtggttcaAGTGACTAGTAACATGTTTAGAAGTATCAAGTCAAAGaaaattaacaattaaaaaaaaaaagaaaatcagcagaTAAAAAAATCCGTCATGAGTGCTGGAGTAATGCAGTCCAAGAAATTACCAAAAGGGATGCAATAGATCAcgcaaaaatgtaaaatttcatcTGACCTCAATATACTATAATACTCAGCATTCCTGACTTAAGAGCTCTCAGAGCCTCAGATAtatactgtatgtatatatatatgtacacatatattataCAAATGCCATTCCCCCAAGAATATCTAAATGAATAGAGCACCTATGACAATATTATGGTTGCCAATATGGTActtgaatttgaaaaagaatgaacttaAAAATTACATCTGGTATCAATTCTTTTTAATAATGTGAACACATTGGATCTAGCCCTTTCTAAACCACTTTTCCATTAAACACTATCAAAGCCTAAAAACTCAGAAGAGCAATATATCAAAAATAAACCCCTCCCACTTCATTTTTATTAATCTGTCCTATAGATAAAAGTGCCACATGGCCCTATATTTGCAAAGTGAGCAATACCAAACTTGCTATTTTCTAGGCAAATCAGTAGCATATGTACAGATTCCTATGATGACATTTTTATTCCCTTTTGGCCAATATgaagagaaaaaacatttatAATGTGGCCACATATATTCTTGgctgtaagatttttaaaaattatgttgttAACAAAGATTCTCAAAGTTGCatgcttaaaaacaaacacattttcccaattctcttaaaaaaaaaaaaagtcttcacaaAAGATGCTTAATTTCTATCTGTATAAACGAAAATCTTCAAGTCTCTCCAAGGTCTAAACAGATTTAGCAACAGAATATATACTTCTTACCTCATCATTAACTGACTTCAAACCAGAGCAGTCATCCTCAAAGTAATTTATAAATCCAACCAGCTAATATGGATGTGATTGCCTTGATTTATCAGGGACTAAGAGACCACCAACTTTCTAATTAAACAGAAAGCCTTATTTCTGAAAACATTTGCTAAATATTaagcaattttcatttctaaagctTATGACTTAAAATGTTCAGTTTTGACATTCTGACTCATTTAAGAATTCTGGTTTGTGAACAGATTTTTGATTTTGCTTGGTTTCTATCAAACCAGTTTTCGAAAATGGTATATCTAAGTTGGCATACAAATAATTTTGATGCTATAACTTTCACCGTTAGCTCAGCAGGATAAACAACAAAATTTACAGTCGTTTGAAAGCCTTCTTGAGAATCTGGTGAACTGTCCAAAGATAAAGACTACATCACTCAATTCTTAGAATGATGCTGCTTCATAAACTCTGTGCATCCTTAAAAAAAGACAATGCTTTGttacaaacaaaaaataccatttacaaatattaattaaaagtCTTACTTTTCAAAATGGACTCAATAATTAATATCCACATCTGCATATTTTGTTAACACattaacaaacttttaaaaacccATAACTAAATATAAACCATTAAATCTTagactctcttaaaaaaaaaaaaaacatgttctcAAATGAGAAATTATAATCTAACATGTcgatttcaaatttttcaaatctATTccgtcttattttttttttaaagggtagcTTTTAAATTTATCGACTTAGTGAATAAAATGAGTATTAATAATTAAGTCATATTGGAAACAATGTGTGATACATACAAATACAGACGTTCTAGTCAGGAGTTAAGACAGGTAGCTCCTTTACAGAATAACAAAGGATATACAATATACTGGAAAGCTAAGCATCCCTATCCCTTTtggaagaaaacaacaaacaagGTCTTGCAAGAATGACAAGTCAAATATTGTAGTATAGCAATCATTCAAATaagtctgaaaaaaattattttccttgtgtATATCTAATATTGTACTTTTAAACTATATCCTTGTaacttctttcattaaaaaattcactcaaCTGTTAAAGTATGTTAatatggaaacaatttaaaatcagtatttttctACAACACGtaacattttataaacaaatatatcaCTTTACTTCAACATCTTGAAGGCTTTCCTGTTGGTGGTATAAGTGCAAAGGGGAGCAGTTTAATTAGAAAAACCCTTTTAAGTAAATGTGTGACAATATAAATATGTTTGAAGGTGAtgacaaaaacatctatttaaaaaCCTTGTTATATAACTCAAGGAACTGGTTTACTAATGAGCATCTTTGTACTAAAAATTTAGTACTACACTGAAGCTTTGTAATTTTACTTACtttgatttaatttaaaatcaaATACCATGCTTTTTCATTCAGTTGGTTACTTCTTTTAATGTATTCATAAATGCTGAACACACACAGAACTGAATTAAGAAGCAACAACTGCCCTATCGAAGAGCTATGGTTAATACAGAGTATTTTTAAGAACCAAGGACAAGTGTTCAGTATTGAAGAGAATGTACATAGAAAGACTCTGAATTCATTCTTAATTTCTTCAACACCATCCTAAAATTCTTTTCTCAGCGCGTATATCTCTTTCACGATTTTACATGATTCACAATGGAAATGGGAAAACATGTCAATTTGGCAATCAACACTTCTTCATTGCACCTTACTTACTTTAAGCATGCGGCCCAAACATTACGTCAACTCAAGAAGCTGGGGTAATTCTGTCCCTAAGGCAATCAAGGAGCTCAGCACAAACcttgaaatcatttaaaaaaagattttcttttcctcatttcccCCATCAATTTACAAGTAAACAAATTATTACTTCTTGAAGAGGGCAGGGGATAAAAAGCAGAAGTCTCTTCATGATTCCTGGTGCTGAAAATTTCTTGAGGGGAGAAGTGGAGGCAGGTGTTGGAGCATTCACAGTTTAatgcaaaagcaaaaatgaatgaaattctgtAGTTGCTTTCAGGCAGTTTTGcgcatagaaaaaaagaaatgtttagaaaataaaatgtttattttgtctttctgGTTGTGGCCAAGCCAGTCCTTTTCCCACCATAATAGGTGAAAATTTAAATCCCAAATTAATCTGATTTGTGGCAGTAAAGGTCCTTAAGTGCTTTTAGCTCCTCAATCAGTGTCTTGTTTTGATTTTCAAGCACTGCCACTCTGTTTTCTAGACATTTCacatattctttcttctttctacgACACTCTCGTGCTGCTTCCCTATAAGCAAAAGACAGGAAAAATTATGCAACATTTCTGCattcttttattttgtgttagatagaatacattaaaaaaaaagatctgtttCAAAGCAACAAACGTTTTAACATATTATAGATTAggcacttgaaaaaaataaagagaatgacTTGGAAATTGCCTAATGTAAAATTTTCAACATACCAtagaaaactgattaaaaaaaaaaagaactgttctGAAGCACGAATTTTAATTGATGGGGCAGAAGGGTAGCAAGTGTTctcacatgaaaataaaaattactgtatTTTGGAGTAGAATACAAAATTCAAATgagctttaaataaaaaatttaaagaactcTTCAGCTTGGGGAGTGCCTCTTAAGGTGTCTCAAAAATTTCTATCTGAGTATTTTTAAGaacagaagagaatgaaaagattctCCCAATGGACTGGATGGGCAAAAGGGCAGATACACAAAGCAATGGAGTAAGCCAGACACCCCAGAAACAAGCCTATACAAATATGGTCAATTACATTTTGACAAAAGTACAAGGGCAATTCCACAAagaaagaataatcttttttAACAAACGGTGCTAGAATGAACAGTTGATACATAAAGATAAACATGAACACACTTCACAccttataaaaattaattcaaaagggatcagagacctaaatgtaaaatatagttATAACACTTGATACAGAGCACTTGGAactttcatacattgctggtagaaaggcaaatggtatagccactctgaagaatagtttggcagtttcttataaaattaaatatatacttaCCATTCCATCCATCCAGGCCACTCCTAGATATTTCCTCAAGTGAACTGGAAGTTCATATAAAAACCTGTATCTAACTGTTCATTGTAACTTTATTCATAATCCTTTAAAACTAGAAATGAACATAAACTttaaggtgaatggataaaccacATCCATAGAATACCAAGGATAAAACGAACTGCCTGATTCATACACCACTAACAATGAATCTTGAATGTGTTGTGCTAAGTGAGAGAAATCAGATCCAAAAGGTTACATTTATAGGAGATTGTGGAAAACACAGAAGATGGAAAACAGTTCAGTGGTTTCCAGGAGCTGGGGAAATGGGTAGAGGCTGACCACCAAGAGTTATCACCAGGAATTCTTTTTAGAATGGTATAAATGTACTGTACGGCACTGTGGTGGCAGACATGTCTGTCAGACGCCATAGAACCATACAGCACAAAGAGTAAAGTAATgacaatttaaaaacagaaaacaagacatCAGGTAATCCCAGAATTGAATGAACATGTTGACAAATCTAACTTTACTGTAAATGTATGACATAACCTCActgagggcctcccaggtggctcaggggtagagAACCTGtgaagcaagagatgcaggtttgatccctaagtcgggaagatcctttggaagaggaaatggcaacccactccagtattcttgcctgggaaataccatggacagaggatcctggtgggctacatacagtccgtggggtcgcaaagagtcggacagaatttagcaattaaaccaccaccaccaccacccacctcaCTGAAAGGAGTGGAGAAAAAAGAAGCACAGCTAAGTAACTCTGAAAACAGTACCTTCACTAGTACTTTAAGgttataagcaaaaaaaaagaattgtacaTAAATGTTGTATTGTAAATTTGTTTCTGACAGGAGTATAAGTTAGCaattataaaactattttatatGATACTAGCatttaagaaatacataaataaaccaTCTTTATTGGGAAGCCAAGTTTCTGTCAGAGAACGAAGTTACAAATAAGCAAAGGGGGAAGGGAAGGCTAAAATAAGCCCTGTGGTTACAGATTAGTCAGTGGGGTGAGTAAAACATACTTATTTTAGTAAttactataatatataatacatagaaCTATAGATGTGTGCATACATGAGCtcgtgtgtatacacacacacacatgtatttatttattagctcTGTCCTTTAAGAGGGCCTGTGAAACCTCAATAGCAAAGAGCACtttgaaaaatttataaaaagagaaaaataactgtAATGGAGGGACAGTTGGACAGCACTTTAACCAAGTGGTCAAAGTAAACCATTTTTCAATGAAAGAAACTAGGGCTCACTGAAGAAACGGCTGATTTCAAAGCTAAGGCAGAGAAAACCATAACATGAGAAGTTGAACCTGGATAATGTAGTGTCAGAAAATAAAGAtgtgcttcaagaaaattaagatgcCATCTAAAGGACACAGGGACCAACTTATAAGAACTCCTAATGGCCAAAGCTGGAATAATCTTAACAATATCGTAATTAAGTAATACTGAATTTCAGCCCAAAGAATAAGGTAAATATCTGTAAattcatactgatataaataataaatacatgggGAAGGGACAGATTTTCCTTAAAGAATTCCAGTTAATAATTGCAGAAGGGATGGGGAAACAAAATCCTCATTAGAATATCATAGTAATAATCACCGCAGGAAAGACCCCCCTGTGAATACTAAAATTAGTGGGGAATAGCTGAAAGAGAAATAAGATATTTGCATAGTCTCCAAGTATCTTTGTGAAATTACACCAATTACTGTGTTAGTTTTCACCTAAAACCACAAATTCTTTGATACTCTTGGTTCCAGGAGGTGGCATTTAGTAATCCTCCATTTCAGTGTGGGCTGAATGTAGTAACTTGCTTGTAAGGAATAGGGtgtgaagagaaaaacagatggaGTGGAGCAGCTGGACAGCGCTTTAACCACGTGATCAAAGTGAACACCGTCAGGAATGAATCATGCTAGTAAGTGCTTCCTGACAAGTGACAAGAAGGGGCAGACTACACCTCTGTGGGATTCTTCCCCCAAATTCATTACCTTCACCTGATCATAAAACATCACACGGGTCCAAAGTGAGGGATATTCTGAAAGAAACTTAATTATTACTCTTCAAAAGTGGCAAGgccacaaaagacaaagaaaaaaactttcaCAGACTGGAGGAGATGAGGAGCCACCGTGAGTAAATGCAATGTAGTAACCCGGACTGGATTTTGGTAGAGAAAAGTGGAGTAACTgaggaaattcaaataaaatggaTAGTTCAGTTAGCGGTATTATACcatgataaaaaagaaagaaagtgaagtcgctcagccatgtctgactctttgcgaccccatggactgtagctcgccaggctcctctgtccatgggattttccgggcaagaggactggagtgggttgccatttccttctccaggaggtcttcccgacccaaggattaaatcttggtctcccgcattgtaggcagacactttacagtcttagccaccagggaagtccaaaaatactATGTTAATTACTATCCATAATATATAACAGAATGTTAATTTCTTTAGTTTTAAGAAACACAGACTGGTTATAGAATACGCTAAAATTGTAAGAAGGCCGAGAAGGTTGATAGAATATCTAGAACTCTGTACTAAAATGTTTTTAACTGTTCCCATaagctaaaattatttcaaaataaaaagttaaaaactatactaaaaatatgttatttatcaTTGCACATAtatactaggggaaaaaaattatactCCAGAATGTTAACATTTTGGGTGGCACATTAGTGgtgagtaaatattttagcttatgttttctaatatgcTTATAATGAGCATGTTTATCTTTTGTAATAAaaatggattatatatatatatatacacacacacacacatatatatatattggtaaCCTGTTCTTTTCCACTATGAGCATCTTCCCATCTCAATAAAAACAAATCTTCATTATTAATGGTTGGTTTTATATAgttgaatgaaaaagtgaaagtcactcagtcgtgtctgactctttacaaccccatggtctgcggcctgccaggctgctctgtccatggacttctccaggcaagaatactggagtgagtagctgttcccttctccaggggatcttccaaacccagtgactgaacccaggaCTCCGGCACtgtggatggattctttacagtctgagccacctgggaaagcccaagaatactggagtgggtagtctatcccttctccaggggattttcctgactcagaaattgaaccagggcctcctgctttgcaggcagattctttaccagatgagctaccacGGAAGCTGAATGGATGTACCTTCAGTGACATAGCATACACTTTACTTGGTttgaatttctgattttttttttaaccctattTCTAATTCATTGTCTTTAAATCTACCTATTACATACCCTTAACTTATCAATCTCCTGACTTTATATGTTAAAAGGTTTCTAGTTTGTTTGCTTTGctattttatcttttccttgGCTAATCATAGGTGTTGTCATACCTACTTAACCTTTTTCTTTATGACTTCTACTTTTAGGAAACCTGTTCAATTCTTCCTGCATTCTAAAATTACAAGATGGGTTGCATTGCTTCCATACTTTTTCACTCCCCCCTCCCTGTGGGAAGAGCATACATCCCCACCTCACTGACGCTGGGCTTGTCCTCACCTGCTTCCTCGCCAGTGGTACTCAAGTGGACGTGATGTCCACAATCAAGCAGATGCTTCAAAAAGCTCTGCCCCTTTTCCTTTGCTACAAGGACAGGCCTCAAAGAGATGCTCCTCCTTTCGCTGGGAGCATGTGAAGGAAAGCCATAGCATATGACTTGCAGCTGCCAAAATGTAAGTAAGTGAGGAAGAGATTTTTGTTTCTTAGACACTGATTTtttgttactgtagcaacacAGTTAATGTAACCATCTATACTTTTATAACATTTACCACTTTATCTTTGAGTATATGGCAATTTGAATCTTACACAATTTGAGGAATCACAACTTTTCCTTATCCAAGTTTAGAGGACAGCCTTTGTGTGAGGTGCATAAGGGGCATCTATTCCTAGTGAGTATGTTCAGGAGAAGACTGATTCTCTAACTTTTCCACCTAAGTAACCATAATACCAGAGAAAACTAAGGATGGGGGTACAATCCAAAGCAACTATTGTTGGTATGAATTTAGTTTTACCTTTAGTTTTGAATCTTTAGTTTtacctttaaaatgtttgtttctgtCAAATTTTTgagcaaaataaatattcaaggaaAGCTCCCATGTTTGCTGCGTGGCCCTACACACCTCCAGCACGCTGCCACCACGTGTTCCAGTTTGAGTGGCAGAGCAGGCGATGACAACTGCATGCTGGAACCTGAGAAGTAGCATGTGCACATGCTTTGGTGCCAGATCCAGGCTCATATCCCGGTTCTACCCATTTCTTAAAAAAGGTGTGACCTCTGGCAAAATATTTACCTGCTTACTGTAAAGTGGAGATAAGCTTCTTTCTTACTGTGGGCAGAActaatgaaatatataaagaaacaaaGTACTGTGTCTAACATATACTGGTACCTAAATAAATAATATCTCAGGGGAGAGGTCAAAACCAGTATGTAATTAAGCTGTATCAACATTAAGGTGATGCCTGAAATACAGGTAGGCATGAAAAGTTTCAAGGGAAAATTTGAAAAGTAGGCAGAAAACCAGGTGAATAAGCCAAAGAAGAGTTTAGAGAAATGAGCAGTTAGAAGTGTCAAATACTCCCATAAaggtaaaatgaaatgaaaagagaatactAGATGTGCCAAATGGAAGGGTATCTACGTTTCTGTAGACATTAGAGTGGTATGGTGGGCACAGAAGGCAAATTCTAGTGGATGaaagttgaaaaagtagaagcagcagGAATCTGGAAATAAAGGGAAAAGGGAGCTATAGCAGTCAATGGGAAGTTTCCTTAGAGTGAAATTAAATCCAAGCCAAAGTATTTTATTAACGAGCTCACAGTAAGTTAGGTAGCTTCCCTGAGTATCTCAGGCGAGCAGAGGCTGTTAGGGGCTCTAGCTCTGTGTGCCCTGTCTCtagcctgggtgtgtgtgtgtgtgaaatcatAAATCAAATgaatagagaaaaaggaaaatttggtATGCCAGTCAAATTAATTTGCTTTTATAAATGGGCAGCTCGTTCTCTGTACACCAGAGCAGACAAGAAGCCATAGTGCTGCCTCCTTACCTCGTTCTTAAGTGTTTCTGTTCTACAAAGCCAGACTACAGAGACACAATCTGAAGTCCTTCTGATGTTTTCATAATCAAGAGATTTATTTTTTACCTGACCACTGTGTCTGTTGAGAACTGGTTTCTTTAGTAAGTActgttatcttaaaatttttaacctAGCCTTTACTTGAGACTTCTAAGCAGACTtgcttctaattttaaaaagggtCAAACATTTCCTTACAaacatttaaaactgaaaaagtttAAAcagagtttatatttttaaatacatttaaatatggACACAGCTTTTATGTTTCTGCTTATTATTCTAACTTAAATACTTACAGAAAATCACGGATTGATGGAGAACAAATAAGCTACCCAgcttgtttccaactcttttcctAATAACCTGGGGAAAAACTGTGCCTAGATGTAATTTACTAACATTCAGTAATAGCTAAGAATATTTTAGGAATGAAAGAGGCTGATCTGAGTTGAAAACTGAAATTGCAGAAAAACAGATGTTTCAATAAAGGACTGCAGTTACAAAGTGCTTTCAAAGGAATTCTCTTATTTGACCCACAGAACAACCCTCTGGGTGGGTAGTGGGATCCTATTTTACAACAGATCCTTTGTAAAAACGccagaaaactgaggtttaggaGGTTATGTTCTAAAGTCACAGCAAAAGGGGTAGATCCAAGATTTGAATCTAGAGCCTCTAAATTCAACTTTCATGTTTCCTTCACTTCATCACAGCATGTGAAGAATCTTGGggtgaaaggcagaggaatattttcaatgtttcaaacttttaatatctttattttctttttctttggtttgtCTTAGGTAACTTCCATATCTTAACGTAAATATTTGAATCCTAagctaaatacataaaaatactaCGGTAAAtacaagtaaataaatttttttatctgcttttgtttttttttttttgatagtggagtgcagtttattacaccggcgggcccaatgcagagtctcctcttagccaaggaccccgaccagcatttgtgaaaatcttttataccccatgtgtacgcgtccaaacccactaccccaattcccttgagacttacataaacaaaggaagggtaaatacaactacaataaccccatcattcacgtgttatgtgttcaaacagtcaataatcaataagcccgcagttacattccaaatagttaataaccgataagcctgtgcttacattctgatgcttttgttttttaatgacaaAGCTATTTATAGCTATAAATTTACTTTATGAAAATAACTTTCCCATGTTTAATAAATTTCTGACCTCTAGCATGTTCACTGTTGAAGACTAGCTCGATTTTAAGATTTTTGTCAATAATAAGATATTTTCAGAATTAatcttttttgaaatatctttatttAGGTGTTTAATATGCATTAAAACTTGGACTGGTCGTCATACATTTATCTTATTACAAATACATTTAATGTAAATAAAGCTCaccatttatacacacacacacaactgttgATTTTCTTAATGATACTACTCGTGacaagaaacaatttttaaataactgagtCAGCTGGCTGAAGCAATAGTGAAAATATAGCAAAGTTGTGCCTTATCTCTCTCATGGAGAAACTGCATGAAAGAAAACTACTCATCATCAAAGACTGACCATTAGCCATCTCATTAAGTGCAGCTTATTAAATAGAGAAGTTTTAGCAGGATCCATCAATTTTACCAGAGAAAAAAATCCCAATGCAAAGATCCTATTGACATACATCTGGCAGAATCTGAAGTTATACTTGACCTACAACAATCTAAGTAAATGTACCTGTTCTTCATGAGGCGAACCTCTCTCTTCCGTGCCGCTTCTTCAGCAGGCTGTGTAGGAAGTGCTGGGGAAGACGCCATGACGACTCCAGGGGCAATGGTGCTAGTGGGCGCTGTGCGAATCTGGTATGTCTGTACATCTCCAGAGGCAGCTGAAGAGAGAAAGAGTGAGCATGCTGTGAGACACTGAAGTACTGTGACTTGGTACAACTATGGGTTAATCATCAATCTGAACATACATtttgaattaaaaggaaaaaaagcaacagaTGATTCTGACTAAAATGTTGAGAATCAGCAGCACTCTTTGGGTCATTCACTACTCAGAAGTAATTTCCAATTTAGTGTATTTATTAGTATAGGCACTTGGAtgaaaaaggatcttcatgacttATGTCTGCTGGATCTTACATTTATCTTTCATTGGAATGTAGTTCTATTCTGTTCTTAACGTGTTTACCAGCCTTAAATCTAAAAGGTAAGTAGGGCACAGCTTGGATGATCTTCCTAGACAGAGTATAGTCCTCATGTCTTCCTTTGATATTGgtaaattcatattaaaaaatttcAAGTAGACTCTTGCCACGACATAAAAACGACCATGACTTTTCATAAAACAGcaaaatgtaagagaaaataaAGCATTATGGTCAACTATTATAAATTCCTAATTGTAATAAAACTGAAAGGATGAAAAAGTGTATCACTTGATACCAATTATATTACCTGTAAACACTGTTTTAATGTAAATGGTAATGGCTAAATaaattgaagttttatttttataattaaatgatccatcatttgtgaaataaaaaaGTCTCTTTCTAAAAACAACTTAATAATAAATATGCCCTCCTAGGAATAAGAAACCTAACATTATCTGAGAGAATTTGTAACTCTTTAAAAATCATCCATATTTGTTATTAATATCAATTAAAATGTGTAGTTTGAGTGGAAAAGATGTATATACTAAATGTGTTACCATCTTCAAACTGAC
The sequence above is a segment of the Dama dama isolate Ldn47 chromosome 8, ASM3311817v1, whole genome shotgun sequence genome. Coding sequences within it:
- the CREB1 gene encoding cyclic AMP-responsive element-binding protein 1 isoform X5; amino-acid sequence: MSVNLNSERQFEDAASGDVQTYQIRTAPTSTIAPGVVMASSPALPTQPAEEAARKREVRLMKNREAARECRRKKKEYVKCLENRVAVLENQNKTLIEELKALKDLYCHKSD